From the Clostridium sp. Marseille-P299 genome, the window GGTTGTCTTGCTATCTCTTTGGAATATACAACTTTTAAACGTTTTACTCCTCTTGCTTTTAATTCTTTACGCATAACTTTTGCAAGTGGACAAACGGAAGTTTTATAAATATCAGCTACCTCAAATTTCGTTGGATCGAGCTTATTACCAGCCCCCATACAACTAATAATTGGTGTATTACTCTCCTGAGCTCTTAACACTAGTTCAATCTTTGCTGTAACTGTATCAACTGCATCCACTACATAAGAATATTGTGTAAAATCAAATTCATGGGCATTTTCAGGTAAATAAAAGCATCGATGAGTATTTACTACTGCCTTTGGATTAATTTCTAAGATTCTTTCTTTCATAACATCAACCTTATATTGGCCTACTGTCTTTCTTGTAGCAATGATTTGACGATTGATATTCGTAAGGCAAACTTTATCATCATCAAATATATCAAAAGTACCAACGCCACTTCTTGCAAGTGCTTCTACTGTAAAGCCGCCAACACCTCCGATTCCAAACACTGCTACTCGAGCATTTGCCAAAGCTTGCATTCCTTCGGAGCCTAATAATAATTCAGATCTTGAAAATTGATTTAACATATTACACCTAACCTTTGTTCTCTAATATATTCCTACTTGTTTTCTGATTCTTTTGACTATAAAATATTATTCTATCTACATTCTAACGTGAATCTGTTTACGTTTTCATTTAAGTTAATTCATACTTATTTAATATGAATTTCAGTATAGTAATTTTTTTTTCTAAAGTCAACTATTATCTTTACTTATTTACCCTACTTATCTTTTCTATCATTCTTCCAAGGAAGATACAAAAGAATGCATATTAATTAAGATTTCTATTTGCATAAATGATCCTTTTTTTAACCCATATTATCTTGAGTTTTATTTCTATACATTTTTAAAATATGTATATATTTACGTAGAATGGCTTTTATACAACGACATTTCTACAATTAAAATTAATAAAATTTCTTTTTATATTTATAATTATGAATCATTGACATTAAGTACCAAACTATTTATAATGAATTAACTATACTAAAACTGTATGAATTATATGATATTTTTATCTGAAAGTAAACCTATTAGGAGGGATAGCTTATGAAAATTGAGACACAATGCATTCATAATAAAGAAAGAAGAACTGATATCACAGGTTCCCTAACCATGCCGATTTATCAATCCGCAACATTTGCACACCCTGGCGTTGGTATGAGTACTGGATATGACTATTCCAGATTGCAAAACCCAACAAGAGAGTATTTAGAAAAGATTCTAGCAAATCTAGAGCATGCAGTAGATGCAATTGCTTTGTCTTCTGGTATGGCTGCTATATCTGTCACTATGGAACTATTTCATCCTGGGGATCATATTATCATATCAAATGATTTATATGGTGGTTCTTATCGCCTATTTGAACATATTTCAGAAAAAAACGGTATAGAATTTACAACGGTTAATACCTCTAATATAGATGATATCAAAAATGCAATAAAAGTAAATACAAAATCTGTATTTTTAGAAACTGTATCTAATCCGATGATGCAAGTTACTGATTTAATTGAAGTTTCTAAGTTAACAAAGGAAAAAAATCTCTTATTAATCGTAGATAATACATTTTTAAGCCCTTATTTTCAAAATCCAATTGACCTTGGAGCAGACATTGTAATACATAGTGGTACTAAATATCTTTGTGGTCATAACGATATTGTTGCAGGAATTATCGCTGTTGCTACAAATGAACTATCTGATAAAATACGTTTTATTTATAAAACAACAGGGGCTTGTCTTTCTGCAATGGATAGTTGGCTTCTTACTAGAAGTATCAAGACTCTAGGTATTCGTATCGAACGTCAAGAAAAGAATGCAAAAGAATTAGCTGCTTGGTTAAAAAAACAACCTTGGGTAACAAAAATTTGGTATGTCGGCTTACCAGATCATGTGGGATATGATATTATTAAAAAGCAAGCAAGAGGATTTGGTGCTATGATTTCAATTGAAACTGATAGCAAAGAGACTGCTCTTCGTATTTTATCTAATGTAAATCTTATTTATTATGCAGAAAGTTTAGGTAGCGTAGAGAGTCTTATCACATATCCAATGCTTCAAACTCATGCCGACTTACCGGAAGAAGAACGCAATGCAAAAGGTATTACTGACCGCTTCCTTCGTATTTCTGTTGGCATTGAAAATGTAGAAGATTTAATTGAAGACTTAGATCAAGCAGCAAACGGAGGTACTTATGAAAAAATATGATTCAACGCACTTTGATGAAATCATTGACCGTAAAAATACGAACAGTTTAAAGTACGATTTCGCAATTGAGCGCGGACGCCCTGAAGATATTCTCCCATTGTGGGTAGCGGATATGGATTTTAAAGTTGCTGATGAAATCACAGATGCTATATCAAAAGTTGTTTCTCATGGAATCTATGGTTACACTGATTCCAAAGATGATTATTTTGATGCACTTAAAAATTGGTATCTAACAAATTATTCTTGGGAAATCAAGAAAGAGTGGCTCGTTAAAACACCTGGTGTTGTGTATGCAATTGCAACAGCGATTAGAGCTTTTACAAATCCAGGCGATGCCATAATAATTCAACAACCTGTTTACTATCCTTTCTTTAAAATGATTCAACTCAATGACCGCGTGGTAGTGAATAGTCCACTCGTAAATCATGATGGTTTTTACGAAATGAATTTCGAAGAGTTTGAGCAAAAAATTATTGATAATAAAGTGAAAGTATTTATTTTATGTAGTCCGCATAACCCTGTGGGCAGAGTTTGGACTACGGAGGAGTTAACTAAAATCGGAGAAATTTGTTTAAAACACAATGTACTTGTTATCTCCGATGAAATACATTCCGATTTTATATATGAAGGATATAAACATACCGTTTTTTCAAGTTTAAGTGAAGAGTTTAAAAACAACTCAATTATTTGTACCGCACCAAGTAAAACATTTAATTTAGCGGGATTACAGATTTCAAATGTATTTATTGCAAATGAGGATTTAAGAAAACGCTTTATTCGTGAGAAAGCAAAAACTGGTTATGATGAAATCAATACTATCGGATTAACCGCTGCAAAAGCTGCTTATTCGGAAGGTAAGGCTTGGTTAGATGGAATGAGAAGCTATTTAAAGGATAACCTTGATTATGTACGTGAGTTTTTAAATGAAAGACTTCCAATGCTTAAATTAGTAGAACCACAAGGAACTTATCTGATCTGGATTGATTTTAGAGGACTTGGTCTAACGGAACCAGAACGTGAAGATTTGATTGTTAATAAAGCAAAACTTTGGTTGGATACTGGCTCTATGTTTGGCGTTGATGGAAAAGGCTATGAGCGCATTAATATTGCTTGTCCTAGAAGTATTTTAAAGAAAGCTTTGGAACAATTGGAAGGTGCGATTAAGGGTTTATAGAATATGTTATTAACACTATGAAAATTTGTATCACTATAAATATTCGTATTTATAGTGATATTTTTTTATTTATTGAGCACTTTAAATTTTTCTTAGTTTGTTTTTGGTATTTGCTTCTAATTTGGGTTTGTAGTTTAATTTGCAGTTTGAGTTTCTAGTTCGGGATTATGATTTTCATTTGTGGTTGAGCTTGCGGTTTTGATTTGTAATTTTGGGTTGCCATCTTGATTTGTGGTTTGGGTTTGTGGTTTTCATTCTTATTCATGGTTTGAGGTATTATTCTATGTCCATCTAAAAAATAAAATTTATCTATGTTTCAATATTTTGTATATATACTAAAATATTGCAAATCCTATATTAATCTTAATCATTTATAGGAGAATAATTATGCCGGGATTTACAGCTCATTATATTTTTGGTGTTCAAATGTTTCATCAATTATCGGACACTTCCATAAAACATATGTTAAAACAAAATCTAGGACCTTACCGCTTTGGTTTGCAAGGTCCCGATTTGTTTTTCTATAATCCATTTCATATTTTATTTTCTGAAGACCGAAACATTGGGAAGTTAATGCACGAAACAAAAGTGAGCCAATTTTTCAGAAATTATTTAACCTTAGCAGAAAAACTCCGTAACCCTGCAGATCGAGTTACTGCTCTTTCTTACTTTTATGGTTTTGTCTGCCACTATACCCTTGACACAATCGTGCATCCGTATGTTTATGATCGCTCCCACTACGTACCAAATGATCCAAAACGTGTGAAGGAGTCCTTTAGCATGCACACGTATATCGAAGGATTAATGGATACGATATTATTAGAAGAGCATTTAGGTAAAAAACCGTCAAAATTCCGCCAAACAAGAACTCTTACTTTGTCAAAACGTGAATACCACTTACTTTCTGCTCTTATGGTGAAAGCTGTGAATAGAACATATTTTAATGGTAAGAAAGAAGAGCATATTTATCAAACCCATCGATTTTCTTTACTATTTTCTATTCTCTCAATTAAGATAGGAACTTGGTTTTTACATGATAAGGTAGGACTGAAGAAAAGATTAACACATTTGTTTGAAAAGCATTTAATGAAAGAAGTAGTTGTTTCTCATCTGATTGGACTAGATTATTATGATGATAGTATTGATGCGAACAATCAATTAAAGATTAAGTGGAAAAATCCTTGGGACACTACTAAGACGTCAACCCAGTCTGTACCTGAACTTATGGAGGAGGCAGGGGTAAAATTTGTTGACTATGAGGCTGTTTTGAATGATTATGCGAGATCGATGTTAGCGAAAGATAAAAAAGCCCGCAGAGAAAAGAAAGAAGTGTTACTTAAAACTTTGGGTAATCTTTCTTATCATAGCGGACTTTCTTGTGAGTGAGGTTTTTGGGTTAATTTTATTTAGCTTGCTTTAATTATATCCATTTGGATTTTTACTTTGCCAGTTCCAAGCATCGATGCACATTTGCTCTAAGTCATAAGTTGCTTGCCAACCAAGCTCTTTAAAAGCCTTTGTAGAGTCAGAATAACATTCTGCGATATCCCCCGCGCGAGGTCCTACAATTTTATATGGAATCTCTTTTCCACAAGCTTTTGAAAAAGCATTGATAACATCAAGAACGGAATATCCTTTTCCAGTACCAAGATTATATATATGAACTCCATGAGTATTTGCTTTCTTTTCTAATGCACGGATATGGCCTTTTGCCAAATCCACAACATGAATATAATCACGCACCCCCGTTCCATCTTTTGTTGGATAGTTATTTCCAAATACACGAACAAAATCTGTTTTACCAATAGCCACCTGGGAAATGTACGGTAGTAAGTTATTTGGTATTCCATGTGGATTTTCACCAATCTCACCACTTTCATGAGCTCCTATCGGATTAAAGTAGCGTAAAATAACTATCGAAAAACGATTATCTGAAACAAATGTATCTTGTAATATTTGTTCAATAAAAAGTTTTGATGAGCCGTATGGGTTAGTCGTAGATAAGGCAAATTCTTCATTTATTGGTACACTCTTAGGTTTTCCATAAACGGTCGCTGAAGATGAAAAAATCAGATTGAAAACACTGTACTTTTTCATTAATTTCAGTAAGTTTATTGTAGAGATTATGTTATTTTCGTAGTATTCTAATGGGAATTGAACAGATTCTCCTACTGCTTTTAATCCTGCAAAATGGATGACAGCATCAAACTCTTGTTCCTTAAAAACTTTTTCGAGCTTATTATAGTCTCTCATATCAATGTTATAAAATATGATTGACTTATTCATAAGTTTTTCAACTCTTTGTAATGATTCATTACTTGAATTACTTAAATTATCAACAACGATCACTTCATGCCCTAGTGTTAATAATTCTAAACATGTATGGCTACCAATATATCCAGCACCACCAGTAACTAAGATATTCATATGACCTCCAAGCTGCGCAATATAATTTCATTAAATTTTATTTAAAATGTTTCACTGCTTTATTCTGCTGAAACTTTCGGACAATGATGAATTAGTCTTTGAAAGAAATTATATTTTAAAGTGAAACAATTAAATAGATTATATGATGTTATAAAAATATATTTATAAAATATAATTTTGTTATTATCTATCTTTGGGGCCACCTTCTTGAACTCCTTCACT encodes:
- a CDS encoding tRNA threonylcarbamoyladenosine dehydratase is translated as MLNQFSRSELLLGSEGMQALANARVAVFGIGGVGGFTVEALARSGVGTFDIFDDDKVCLTNINRQIIATRKTVGQYKVDVMKERILEINPKAVVNTHRCFYLPENAHEFDFTQYSYVVDAVDTVTAKIELVLRAQESNTPIISCMGAGNKLDPTKFEVADIYKTSVCPLAKVMRKELKARGVKRLKVVYSKEIARQPLSDMSLSCKTNCICPPGAERKCTQRRAIPGSVAFVPSVAGLIIAGEVVKDLTGIN
- a CDS encoding trans-sulfuration enzyme family protein; the encoded protein is MKIETQCIHNKERRTDITGSLTMPIYQSATFAHPGVGMSTGYDYSRLQNPTREYLEKILANLEHAVDAIALSSGMAAISVTMELFHPGDHIIISNDLYGGSYRLFEHISEKNGIEFTTVNTSNIDDIKNAIKVNTKSVFLETVSNPMMQVTDLIEVSKLTKEKNLLLIVDNTFLSPYFQNPIDLGADIVIHSGTKYLCGHNDIVAGIIAVATNELSDKIRFIYKTTGACLSAMDSWLLTRSIKTLGIRIERQEKNAKELAAWLKKQPWVTKIWYVGLPDHVGYDIIKKQARGFGAMISIETDSKETALRILSNVNLIYYAESLGSVESLITYPMLQTHADLPEEERNAKGITDRFLRISVGIENVEDLIEDLDQAANGGTYEKI
- a CDS encoding MalY/PatB family protein: MKKYDSTHFDEIIDRKNTNSLKYDFAIERGRPEDILPLWVADMDFKVADEITDAISKVVSHGIYGYTDSKDDYFDALKNWYLTNYSWEIKKEWLVKTPGVVYAIATAIRAFTNPGDAIIIQQPVYYPFFKMIQLNDRVVVNSPLVNHDGFYEMNFEEFEQKIIDNKVKVFILCSPHNPVGRVWTTEELTKIGEICLKHNVLVISDEIHSDFIYEGYKHTVFSSLSEEFKNNSIICTAPSKTFNLAGLQISNVFIANEDLRKRFIREKAKTGYDEINTIGLTAAKAAYSEGKAWLDGMRSYLKDNLDYVREFLNERLPMLKLVEPQGTYLIWIDFRGLGLTEPEREDLIVNKAKLWLDTGSMFGVDGKGYERINIACPRSILKKALEQLEGAIKGL
- a CDS encoding zinc dependent phospholipase C family protein produces the protein MPGFTAHYIFGVQMFHQLSDTSIKHMLKQNLGPYRFGLQGPDLFFYNPFHILFSEDRNIGKLMHETKVSQFFRNYLTLAEKLRNPADRVTALSYFYGFVCHYTLDTIVHPYVYDRSHYVPNDPKRVKESFSMHTYIEGLMDTILLEEHLGKKPSKFRQTRTLTLSKREYHLLSALMVKAVNRTYFNGKKEEHIYQTHRFSLLFSILSIKIGTWFLHDKVGLKKRLTHLFEKHLMKEVVVSHLIGLDYYDDSIDANNQLKIKWKNPWDTTKTSTQSVPELMEEAGVKFVDYEAVLNDYARSMLAKDKKARREKKEVLLKTLGNLSYHSGLSCE
- the galE gene encoding UDP-glucose 4-epimerase GalE — its product is MNILVTGGAGYIGSHTCLELLTLGHEVIVVDNLSNSSNESLQRVEKLMNKSIIFYNIDMRDYNKLEKVFKEQEFDAVIHFAGLKAVGESVQFPLEYYENNIISTINLLKLMKKYSVFNLIFSSSATVYGKPKSVPINEEFALSTTNPYGSSKLFIEQILQDTFVSDNRFSIVILRYFNPIGAHESGEIGENPHGIPNNLLPYISQVAIGKTDFVRVFGNNYPTKDGTGVRDYIHVVDLAKGHIRALEKKANTHGVHIYNLGTGKGYSVLDVINAFSKACGKEIPYKIVGPRAGDIAECYSDSTKAFKELGWQATYDLEQMCIDAWNWQSKNPNGYN